The Elaeis guineensis isolate ETL-2024a chromosome 13, EG11, whole genome shotgun sequence genome includes a region encoding these proteins:
- the LOC105056795 gene encoding protein PHOSPHATE-INDUCED 1 homolog, whose translation MASSSISPCFLCLLVVVASLLVQCSYGARKLNALVEEPSPVLTYHKGALLTGTVSVNLIWYGKFTASQRAIISDFVTSLSTKGGGQKQPEPSVSAWWKTTEKYYSQSKTKFPTLTLGDQILDESYSLGKSLTDADIAKLASRGAPNYAVNVVLTADDVAVEGFCMSRCGTHGSSPRSKSGRFAYIWVGNSATQCPGQCAWPFHQPVYGPQSPALVAPNGDVGIDGMVINLASMMAGTVTNPFNNGFYQGPKEAPLEVATACPGVYAKGAYPGYPGDLLVDSTTGASYNANGANGRKYLVPALFDPSTSSCSTLV comes from the coding sequence ATGGCGTCTTCTAGTATTAGCCCTTGTTTCCTTTGTCTCTTGGTAGTAGTAGCCTCTCTTCTGGTCCAGTGCTCCTATGGTGCTAGAAAGCTCAATGCCTTGGTGGAGGAACCATCTCCAGTCTTAACCTACCACAAGGGGGCTCTCCTCACCGGGACCGTATCGGTGAACTTAATCTGGTACGGTAAGTTCACCGCCTCCCAGCGAGCCATCATCTCCGACTTTGTCACGTCCCTCTCCACCAAAGGCGGTGGCCAGAAGCAGCCGGAGCCGTCGGTGTCCGCCTGGTGGAAGACCACCGAGAAGTACTACTCGCAGTCGAAGACCAAATTCCCTACTCTCACGCTCGGTGACCAGATCCTCGACGAGTCCTACTCCCTCGGCAAGTCGCTCACGGATGCCGACATCGCCAAGCTGGCGAGCCGCGGCGCACCGAATTACGCCGTTAATGTCGTCTTAACGGCGGATGACGTCGCGGTCGAGGGGTTCTGCATGAGCCGGTGCGGGACCCACGGGTCCTCCCCCCGGTCTAAGTCCGGCCGGTTCGCTTACATCTGGGTCGGCAACTCGGCGACTCAGTGCCCGGGTCAGTGCGCGTGGCCCTTCCACCAGCCGGTTTACGGGCCTCAGTCCCCGGCGTTGGTGGCGCCTAACGGCGACGTCGGGATTGACGGCATGGTGATCAACTTGGCGAGCATGATGGCCGGGACGGTGACCAACCCGTTCAACAACGGATTCTACCAGGGGCCGAAGGAGGCGCCGTTAGAGGTTGCGACGGCGTGCCCGGGGGTTTATGCCAAGGGGGCGTATCCGGGATATCCCGGGGATTTGTTGGTGGACTCGACCACCGGGGCGAGCTACAACGCGAACGGGGCCAACGGGAGGAAGTACCTGGTTCCAGCCTTGTTTGACCCATCCACTTCCTCCTGCTCCACCTTGGTGTAG